The window CGCGCAATACGGTCACCGAGATCGCGTTGGGGCTTCTCGTCTTCGCCATCGTAGGCCTGCTCGGGACGCTGCATCCGGCGAGCCATTTTATGTGAGATGTCCGGGACGCAGCGATGCAATCTCGGAAACAATCGGAAGAGGAACAAGAAAATGCAAATCGAAAAGCCAACCTTCATGTCGGTCACCCGGACAATCATGGGCGCTGCGGTGCTCGCCTGCTTCCTCGCAGCGCCGGTGCGCGCCGAGGAGGTCAAGGCCGGCGATCTCGTCATCACGCAGGCCTGGAGCCGCGCCACGCCAGGCGGTGCGAAAATCGGCAGCGGGTATCTCACCATCGAAAACAAGGGATCAGCGCCGGACCGGCTGGTCGGCGGCTCGGCCGACATCGCCGGCAAGCTCCAGGTCCACGAGATGGCCACCACCAACGGCGTGATGACCATGCGCCCGCTCGATAACGGGTTGACCGTCGAGCCCGGCAAGACCGTAAAACTGGCGCCGGGCGGTTATCATCTGATGCTGTTCGATCTGAAGAGCCCGCTCAAGCAGGGCGACAAGGTGCCGGTGACGCTCGAGTTCGAAAAGGCCGGCAAGGTGAAACTCTCGCTCGACGTGCAGGGCGTCGGCGCGCAAGGGCCGGCGGGGGCGGGCGATGCGGGCGGCCACATGGACATGAAGAAGATGCCCGACGGCATGAAGATGTGACGCCGACGATGCGCAGCGCCGGTTACGCCTGGTACCTCGTCACCATAGCAGCACTTGCGGCGTCGCCGGTGACCGCGCAACAGCCGCCGCTGGCGCTCCATATCCATACCGAGCACGCGATGTTCCAGGTGCTGATCTCGCCCGGTCACGTCGGCACCGACAGCTTTGTGCTGCAACTGATGTCCGGCGATGGAAGCCTGCTGCCGGTGAAGGAAGCGACGCTTACGCTGAGCCTGCCCGGGCGCGGCATCGCGCCGCTGGCGCGCAAGGCCACGCTCGGCGGTGACGGCTACTGGCACGTCGCCGACGTGCCGATCCCGCAACCCGGCCGCTGGCACCTGCGCATCGACGCCAGAACCGCCTCTCAAAACATTACGCTGGAAGACGACGTTGAGGTGCCGGCGCGCTGAGCCGTCGTTTGCGGGTTTTTTCGTTCATCGGCGCTTGACCGACCCGCTCGCGCCTTATTCGCGCCGTCAATGTCGGGCGCAAAGTAGCAGGAAATCCGTTTGCTGAGCGGCCTTTTTGCCGACCGGCGGCCTTGTGTTTTGGCACCCGATCCGGTTTCACTGCTCATCTCCAATGTCAGAGCGATTCTACCGGTGTACCCATGCGATTGTCGCGGTTCTTTCTGCCCATCCTGAAAGAGAATCCGAAAGAGGCGGAGATCGTGTCGCATCGGCTGATGCTGCGCGCGGGCATGATGCGGCAGGAGGCGGCGGGCATCTATGCCTGGCTGCCGCTGGGCTTGCGGGTGCTTAAGAAGATCGAACAGATCGTCCGCGAGGAACAGAACCGCGCCGGCGCGCTGGAACTGTTGATGCCGACGCTGCAGCTCGCAGATCTTTGGCGCGAAAGCGGCCGCTACGATGCTTACGGTCCAGAAATGCTGCGCATTACCGACCGCCACAAGCGCGAATTGCTGTTTGGTCCGACCAATGAGGAAATGATCACCGAGATTTTCCGCGCCTACGTGAAATCCTACAAGAGCCTGCCGCTCAACCTCTATCATATCCAGTGGAAATTCCGCGACGAGCAGCGGCCGCGGTTCGGCGTCATGCGCGGCCGCGAATTCCTGATGAAGGATGCCTATTCGTTCGACATCGACGAGGCCGCGGCGCGGCGCTCCTACAACAAGATGTTCGTCGCCTATTTGCGCACCTTTGCACGGATGGGACTGAAGGCGATCCCGATGCGCGCCGAGACCGGCCCAATCGGCGGCGATCTCAGCCACGAATTCATCGTGCTCGCGGAAACCGGCGAGTCCGCCGTCTATTGCGACAGCGACGTGCTCAGTCTGCCTGTGCCCGGCGAGGAGATCGATTACGACGGCGATCTCGAGCCGATCATCAGGCAATGGACCTCGGTCTATGCCGCGACCGAGGACGTCCACGACGCCGCGCGTTTCGACCGCGAGGTGGGGCCTGAGAAGAAAGTCCACACCAGGGGCATCGAGGTCGGCCAGATCTTCTATTTCGGCACCAAATATTCCGACACCATGAAGGCCATGGTCGCCGGTCCCGACGGCGCCGATGTGCCGATCCATGGCGGCTCCTACGGCGTCGGCGTCTCGCGTTTGGTCGGCGCCATCATCGAGGCCTGCCATGACGATGCCGGCATCAAATGGCCGGAAGCGGTGGCCCCGTTCAAGGCTGTCATCCTCAATCTGAAGCAGGGCTCCGATGACACCGACACCGCCTGCGAAAAGCTCTACCAGGAACTCACCGCCAAGGGCGTCGAAGTCCTCTACGACGACACCGACCAGCGCGCCGGCGCCAAATTCGCCGCCGCCGACCTGATCGGCATTCCCTGGCAGATTCTGGTCGGGCCGAAAGGGCTCGTCGACGGCAAGCTCGAGCTCAAGCGGCGCGGCGACGGGACGCGCGAGAATCTCAGCCCGGCCGAGGTCGTGGCGCGATTAACCTCGTGACGAATTATCCACCGGGCCTGCTGGCGGACAGACGTAACGCCACAATTCGCCCGAATCGTGTGAAAATCGAACTATGGATGAATCCATGAGCGAGCCAGTTCGAACCCCACCTTTCGCGCCATTCGAATGGCTGCTGTCCGGACGCTATTTGCGGGCACGTCGCAAGGAAGGTTTTATCTCGGTCATCGCCGGTTTCTCCTTCCTCGGCATCATGCTCGGCGTCGCCACGCTGATCATCGTAATGGCGGTCATGAACGGTTTTCGCAAGGAGCTGTTGGACAAGATCCTCGGCCTCAACGGACATCTCCTGGTGCAGCCGCTGGAATCGCCCCTGACCGACTGGAAGGACGTCGCCGAGCGTATCAACCAGGTCGCGGGCATTAGGCTCGCGGCACCCGTCGTCGATGGCCAGGGACTGGGATCCTCGCCGTTCAACGCGGCCGGCGTCTTCATCCGCGGCATCCGCGCCGACGATCTCAACAACCTCACCTCGATCGCCAAGAACATCAAGCAGGGCTCGCTCGAGAATTTTGACGAGGGGCAGGGCGTCGCCATCGGCCGCAGGCTGGCCGATCAATTGTCGCTGCATGCCGGCGACAGCATCACGCTGGTCTCGCCGAAGGGCGCGGTGACCCCGATGGGCACGACGCCGCGCATAAAACCGTACAAGATCGCGGCCGTGTTCGAGATCGGCATGTCGGAATATGACGCGAGCTTCGTGTTCATGCCGCTGGCCGAGGCGCAAGCCTATTTCAACCGCAACAACGACGTGACCGCGATCGAGGTGTTCACCACCAACCCCGACAAGATCGACACCTACCGCAAGACCGTGACCGAAGCCGCCGGGCGGCCGGTGTTTCTGGTCGACTGGCGGCAGCGCAACTCGACCTTCTTCAACGCGCTGCAGGTCGAACGCAACGTGATGTTCTTGATCCTCACCATGATCGTGCTGGTGGCGGCACTCAACATCGTCTCCGGCCTGATCATGCTGGTGAAAGACAAGGGCCAGGACATCGCGATCCTGCGCACCATGGGCGCCTCGCAGGGCTCGATCATGCGGATATTCCTGATCACCGGCGCCTCGATCGGGGTCGTCGGTACCATGACCGGCTTTTTCGTCGGCCTTCTGATCTGCCTGAATATCGAATCGATCCGCCAGTTTCTGTCCTGGCTCACCAACACCGAATTGTTCTCGCCGGAGCTTTATTTTCTCTCCAAGCTGCCGGCCGAGGTCGATTTCGGTGAGACCAGCGCGGTCGTGATCATGGCGCTGACGCTGTCCTTCCTTGCCACCCTCTATCCCTCCTGGCGCGCCGCCCGGCTCGATCCCGTCGAAGCGCTCCGGTACGAGTGAGGGAAAAGATGGAGCAGGGGGCGGAAGATGTACCGGTCGTCTATCTCCACGAGATAAAACGCCAGTACACGCAGGGGGAAACCACCCTGACCATCCTCAACGGCGCCAAGCTCGCGCTGTGGGCCGGACAGTCGGTAGCGCTGGTGGCGCCCTCCGGCGCCGGCAAATCGACATTGCTGCATATCGCGGGCCTGCTCGAGAGCCCCGACGACGGCGAGGTCTATATCGGCGGCACCGCGACTTCGGGATTGTCGGACATCGAGCGCACGCAAATTCGCCGCACCGACATCGGCTTCGTCTATCAGTCGCATCGGCTCTTGCCGGAATTCTCCGCACTCGAAAATGTCATGCTGCCGCAGATGATACGAGGGCTGAAGCGTGCCGAGACCGTCAAGCGCGCCACCGAGATCCTGGCCTATCTGGGCCTCGGCGAACGCATCAAACACCGGCCGGCGGAATTATCGGGCGGCGAGCAGCAGCGGGTGGCGATCGCGCGCGCGGTCGCCAACGCGCCACGGGCGCTGCTGGCGGATGAACCGACCGGAAATCTCGATCCGAACACCGCCGACCATGTGTTCCATGCGCTGATGCAGCTCGTCAAAGCCACCCGCGTCGCGATGCTGATCGCGACCCACAACATGGAGTTGGCGGGCCGGATGGACCGCCGGGTGTCGCTGGTGGACGGCCTGGTGGTCGAATTGGATTAGAGCATGATCCGGAAAAGTGGGCACCGGTTTTCCGAAAAGATCATGCTCAAACAAAAAGATAGAGCGGGATGACGATTCGAAGAAAAGTCATGCCGCTCTAGGTCAATAAACCCGGCGATGCCGCTTGGGGTACCGTCCGTACGGCTCCTGATACGCGCTCGCGAAGTACGGATTGACCAGGCATTGGGCGGCGCGGCCGGAGGCGGAAAGATTGCACTGCGCCAGCGACGTATATCGGCATTCGTAATAGGTCGCCTTGCCATACACATGCAGGCAAACCGGATAACTGGGGTCGTAGGTCTGGGCCCGTGCCGACCCGGCCATCGACGCCGTCGCGATCGCCAAGATCGCCAAACCCAGGATGCGCATCAGAACCTCCGGTGGGACAGGCGGCTGTGGGCCGGCTGCAATTCGGCCCGGGCGCTGTAATAGGGATTGGCGTCGCACCAGGCGGTCCGCCCCGCGGCGCTGGCGCGGCACTGCGCGTAGCTGGAAAAGCTGCAGTCACCGCGGCCGGAGCCGAAATCGCAGCCCTTGATGCAGAACGGATATTCCTGCGCCGCCGCCGGCAGCGCGGCGGAGGTCCAGGCGGCGCCGCACAGCGTCAGCGCCCAAAATGCCGTTTGCCAGGAAGTCCCGCGCATTTGCGTTCCTCCGTTGCCGGTTTCGCCGCCATGTCAGATCGCAAGCAGACAGGCCTTGCCGTTCGCAGTCAATTCACGTTCACGCGTTATGGCAGCGCGGTCCGCGCTGCCATGCGATCAGTAGGCGGGATATACCGAGCGTGTGCGATTGCGGCCGCGAGTGGGGCGCGGGGCGTAATCGTCGTCGGCCCTGTAATAGGGATTTTCGATGCAGTAGAGAAACCGCCCCGAGGCCGTGGCCTGACACTGCTCGTAGCTGTCCCAGACGCAGTTGCTCAGCCCCGGATATTGGTTGCCCTGAAGACAAAAGGGATGGCGGGTGCCGACGGCCTCGGCCGGCGCAAGCCCAACCACCGCCAAGCCGCCCGCGGCCACCAGGATGAGAGCGATGTTACGCATAACGTCTCCTTCGGCCGCAGCCGCTTGCTTGATCGATTCCTTCCGGGCAAACCCAAGCCGGAGCGGCTCCTTCCGTCAACTCACATTCCGGGAATTCGGCGCCCGCGCCCGCGCCTGTGGCAAAACGGTGGTTTTTGATTGATCTCAAGGGCATCCTGTTAGATAGCGCGATTATGCTGCCGCCTATGTTTGACGTCGTGATCATCAAGCGCCGCCCGACCAAATGGGTTTGGCAAGTGCGCGACCGCGAGGGAACCATCCTGATGCACGGATGGGAGCCGACCCGCCGCGCCGCCAAATACAAAGGCGACCGCGCGCTGTTCCTGCTGCTGGCCGCCGGGGCCTATGGCCCGCCCCAGGGGATCCTGGGCACCGAATGAGACCGGCCGATTCTGCCGATCGCGGCTTGAGCCCTGCCGCCGGACAATCTCGACTGCGAACCGAGGAAATAAGCGGGCCTATTCTTCGACGAGCCGGATGTCCGCATCGCTCAGCGCGGAGAGAAGGGCTTCAATGTCCTCCGGCCCAACTTGATCGGATGGGACCAAGTCATTGAGTTGATTGAACGTGATGGTGCCTGTCGGCTCTGCCATCTCAATCGCCCTTCGGATTAATTCCGCCAATTTCATCTAGCTCTCCTCAAAATGGGGCTCCTACTAAAGGGAGGAGAGGCGGCGGCTCCGGAATTAAACCAAGGCATTCATTCGTCGAGCCGGTAGTGGGTCAGTTTGATTGTTGCAGACTTCCGGGCTGGAAAACGGGTGGTTCCGGGCGCATATTTCGGGGATGGCGACAATTGTTCAATGCAATTGCGGCGCCGAGTACAGACGCACTGAAGAGAAGTTCTTGGTACCGCATACGGGTGACGCGGTCTGCACGGTCTGCGGGGCCGCGCTAGAATCGTGGGAGGAAAGCACTCACGTTCCCTCATACGAACTTATTGAACGTCCACAGACAGAAAGCCGGCATGACAAGCCACCCCAAACGCCGTAGGGACCCCGACCAACTCGCTAAGTCGGGTCATTTTTCAAACTGACCCACTACGCCTCTTGACTGATGGTAAATGGGCCGCGTCGGGCCTACCGGCCGAAGCTGGCGCACCCAAGAAGCTAAGCGGCCGTCCCGCGAGTTGGGACGACCGCCGCAAGACTGAGGGCGATTTGCCCAGCGTCGCCGTCGGTCATACTGACCTTGGGAGGCCAGCTAATATCCCCCCCATACGGGTGAACAAGGCTGAGAACGTCACCCAAGCGTCCCTT is drawn from Bradyrhizobium lablabi and contains these coding sequences:
- a CDS encoding copper chaperone PCu(A)C, translated to MGAAVLACFLAAPVRAEEVKAGDLVITQAWSRATPGGAKIGSGYLTIENKGSAPDRLVGGSADIAGKLQVHEMATTNGVMTMRPLDNGLTVEPGKTVKLAPGGYHLMLFDLKSPLKQGDKVPVTLEFEKAGKVKLSLDVQGVGAQGPAGAGDAGGHMDMKKMPDGMKM
- the proS gene encoding proline--tRNA ligase; amino-acid sequence: MRLSRFFLPILKENPKEAEIVSHRLMLRAGMMRQEAAGIYAWLPLGLRVLKKIEQIVREEQNRAGALELLMPTLQLADLWRESGRYDAYGPEMLRITDRHKRELLFGPTNEEMITEIFRAYVKSYKSLPLNLYHIQWKFRDEQRPRFGVMRGREFLMKDAYSFDIDEAAARRSYNKMFVAYLRTFARMGLKAIPMRAETGPIGGDLSHEFIVLAETGESAVYCDSDVLSLPVPGEEIDYDGDLEPIIRQWTSVYAATEDVHDAARFDREVGPEKKVHTRGIEVGQIFYFGTKYSDTMKAMVAGPDGADVPIHGGSYGVGVSRLVGAIIEACHDDAGIKWPEAVAPFKAVILNLKQGSDDTDTACEKLYQELTAKGVEVLYDDTDQRAGAKFAAADLIGIPWQILVGPKGLVDGKLELKRRGDGTRENLSPAEVVARLTS
- a CDS encoding lipoprotein-releasing ABC transporter permease subunit yields the protein MDESMSEPVRTPPFAPFEWLLSGRYLRARRKEGFISVIAGFSFLGIMLGVATLIIVMAVMNGFRKELLDKILGLNGHLLVQPLESPLTDWKDVAERINQVAGIRLAAPVVDGQGLGSSPFNAAGVFIRGIRADDLNNLTSIAKNIKQGSLENFDEGQGVAIGRRLADQLSLHAGDSITLVSPKGAVTPMGTTPRIKPYKIAAVFEIGMSEYDASFVFMPLAEAQAYFNRNNDVTAIEVFTTNPDKIDTYRKTVTEAAGRPVFLVDWRQRNSTFFNALQVERNVMFLILTMIVLVAALNIVSGLIMLVKDKGQDIAILRTMGASQGSIMRIFLITGASIGVVGTMTGFFVGLLICLNIESIRQFLSWLTNTELFSPELYFLSKLPAEVDFGETSAVVIMALTLSFLATLYPSWRAARLDPVEALRYE
- a CDS encoding ABC transporter ATP-binding protein, whose product is MEQGAEDVPVVYLHEIKRQYTQGETTLTILNGAKLALWAGQSVALVAPSGAGKSTLLHIAGLLESPDDGEVYIGGTATSGLSDIERTQIRRTDIGFVYQSHRLLPEFSALENVMLPQMIRGLKRAETVKRATEILAYLGLGERIKHRPAELSGGEQQRVAIARAVANAPRALLADEPTGNLDPNTADHVFHALMQLVKATRVAMLIATHNMELAGRMDRRVSLVDGLVVELD
- a CDS encoding DUF3551 domain-containing protein, with product MRILGLAILAIATASMAGSARAQTYDPSYPVCLHVYGKATYYECRYTSLAQCNLSASGRAAQCLVNPYFASAYQEPYGRYPKRHRRVY
- a CDS encoding DUF3551 domain-containing protein, with protein sequence MRGTSWQTAFWALTLCGAAWTSAALPAAAQEYPFCIKGCDFGSGRGDCSFSSYAQCRASAAGRTAWCDANPYYSARAELQPAHSRLSHRRF
- a CDS encoding DUF3551 domain-containing protein, coding for MRNIALILVAAGGLAVVGLAPAEAVGTRHPFCLQGNQYPGLSNCVWDSYEQCQATASGRFLYCIENPYYRADDDYAPRPTRGRNRTRSVYPAY
- a CDS encoding RNA polymerase sigma factor region1.1 domain-containing protein, translated to MKLAELIRRAIEMAEPTGTITFNQLNDLVPSDQVGPEDIEALLSALSDADIRLVEE